Proteins encoded in a region of the Suncus etruscus isolate mSunEtr1 chromosome 1, mSunEtr1.pri.cur, whole genome shotgun sequence genome:
- the CLEC2L gene encoding C-type lectin domain family 2 member L, which produces MEPAREPPARTRPPPPAARPAPRRVSAALARRRPKPAAPRGPLRRSGSGYEGSTSWKAALEDTTTRLLLGAIAVLLFAILVVMSILASKGCIKCEAPCPEDWLLYGRKCYFFSEEPRDWNTGRQYCHSHEAALAVIQSEKELEFMFKFTRREPWIGLRRVGDEFHWVNGDPFDPDTFPVSGPGECVFVEPTRLVSTECLMTRPWVCSKMAYT; this is translated from the exons ATGGAGCCGGCGCGCGAGCCCCCCGCGCGGACCCGGCCGCCGCCCCCCGCCGCCCGGCCCGCGCCCCGCCGCGTCTCGGCCGCGCTCGCCCGCCGACGCCCGAAGCCCGCAGCCCCGAGGGGGCCGCTGCGGCGATCCGGGTCGGGCTACGAGGGCAGCACCAGCTGGAAGGCGGCCCTGGAGG acACCACCACACGTCTCCTGCTGGGTGCCATCGCTGTCCTCCTGTTCGCCATCCTGGTGGTGATGAGCATCCTGG CATCCAAAGGTTGCATCAAGTGTGAGGCGCCGTGCCCCGAGGACTGGCTGCTATACGGGCGGAAATGCTACTTCTTCTCCGAGGAGCCACGGGACTGGAACACGGGCCGCCAGTACTGCCACAGCCACGAGGCAGCGCTGGCTGTGATCCAGAGTGAGAAGGAGCTG GAATTCATGTTCAAGTTCACTCGGAGGGAGCCCTGGATCGGCCTGCGCAGAGTGGGGGACGAGTTCCACTGGGTCAATGGGGACCCATTTGACCCAGACAC GTTCCCTGTCTCGGGCCCTGGGGAATGTGTCTTCGTGGAGCCCACCCGGCTGGTGTCCACCGAGTGCCTCATGACCCGGCCTTGGGTGTGCAGCAAGATGGCCTACACATGA